A portion of the Chlamydia avium 10DC88 genome contains these proteins:
- the dut gene encoding dUTP diphosphatase, protein MAIFCELESGVDLPEYATEGASGADLRANISEPIALLPGQRTLVPTGIKMQIPSGYEVQIRPRSGLALKYGVTVINSPGTIDSDYRGEICIILINMGESMFVIEPKMRIAQAVVSPIVQAKFIAVDSTEELAQTSRGNRGFGHTGEK, encoded by the coding sequence ATGGCTATATTTTGTGAATTAGAATCTGGAGTTGATCTCCCTGAATATGCAACTGAAGGTGCTTCAGGAGCAGATCTTCGAGCAAATATTAGTGAGCCTATTGCTTTGCTCCCAGGCCAACGTACATTGGTTCCTACAGGGATAAAAATGCAAATTCCTTCAGGTTATGAAGTGCAAATACGTCCTAGAAGCGGATTAGCCCTGAAATATGGTGTTACGGTCATAAATTCACCAGGAACTATTGATTCTGATTATCGAGGGGAAATTTGTATAATACTAATAAATATGGGGGAGAGCATGTTTGTTATTGAACCTAAAATGCGAATCGCCCAGGCAGTCGTTTCTCCCATTGTTCAAGCCAAATTTATAGCTGTGGATTCAACCGAGGAATTAGCACAGACATCTCGGGGAAATAGAGGTTTTGGGCATACTGGAGAAAAGTAA
- a CDS encoding PTS sugar transporter subunit IIA codes for MPCYCKHKSNFSLFSLLSPKLVMFLNKNSRDEILRDLTDLANSAGFLESKEEFFQALVARENIMSTGIGMGIAIPHGKLNSCSSFFIVIGIHSQGILWDAIDGALVRLVFLIGGPDNAQSEYLQLLSALTLSLKDEARRQKLLQVQTIEEVMNVFLGI; via the coding sequence ATGCCTTGCTATTGTAAGCATAAATCCAATTTTTCTTTATTTTCCCTCCTCTCTCCCAAATTGGTTATGTTTTTGAACAAAAATTCGCGTGATGAAATCCTTCGGGATCTTACCGATCTTGCAAATTCCGCGGGTTTTCTTGAAAGTAAAGAAGAATTTTTCCAAGCTTTAGTCGCCCGTGAAAATATCATGTCCACAGGTATTGGCATGGGTATTGCCATACCTCATGGAAAGTTAAATAGTTGTTCCAGTTTTTTTATCGTCATTGGAATTCACTCTCAGGGAATTCTTTGGGACGCTATCGATGGTGCTTTAGTGCGTCTAGTATTTTTAATTGGGGGACCTGATAATGCACAATCAGAGTATTTACAGTTGCTTTCAGCCCTCACTCTTTCTCTGAAAGACGAGGCCCGACGTCAAAAGCTACTACAAGTACAAACAATAGAAGAAGTCATGAACGTATTTTTAGGAATATAG
- a CDS encoding PTS sugar transporter subunit IIA has product MDLKLEELASLLDVSENTVRRWLDEGSIPNYSMNNEHRFNREEIEDWILNNPAFIGCERDQLNPEFRDLSLKYSLYKAIYRGGVIRDISVKNKKEALRYASSYIAEKFNLDANVLFDMLIYRENLMSTGIGEGIALPHTKDFLINSYYDIVVPMFLSEGIDFGALDNRPVHVLFFLFASQDKSHLNLVNKIVHLAMSMEARSFLKNYPDKDHLLAYIKSWESQIH; this is encoded by the coding sequence ATGGATTTAAAATTAGAGGAACTTGCTTCTTTATTAGATGTTTCTGAAAATACTGTGCGCCGTTGGCTGGACGAAGGCTCCATACCTAACTACAGCATGAATAATGAGCATCGATTTAATCGAGAAGAAATTGAAGATTGGATTCTGAATAATCCTGCTTTTATAGGATGTGAAAGAGACCAATTGAATCCGGAATTTCGTGATCTTTCTCTAAAATATAGCCTCTATAAGGCGATTTATCGAGGAGGAGTAATTCGTGACATTTCCGTAAAGAATAAGAAAGAAGCTTTACGTTATGCCTCCTCTTATATTGCAGAGAAATTTAATTTAGATGCGAATGTTCTTTTCGATATGCTCATCTATAGAGAAAATCTCATGTCCACAGGTATTGGAGAGGGTATAGCTCTACCTCATACAAAAGATTTTCTAATCAATTCTTATTATGACATAGTAGTTCCTATGTTTCTTTCTGAGGGTATTGATTTCGGAGCCCTTGATAATAGGCCCGTTCATGTCCTTTTTTTCCTTTTTGCTTCTCAAGATAAAAGTCATTTAAATTTAGTTAATAAAATTGTGCATTTAGCCATGTCTATGGAAGCTCGAAGTTTCCTAAAAAATTATCCGGATAAAGATCATCTTTTGGCTTATATTAAGAGTTGGGAATCACAAATTCATTAA
- the mnmA gene encoding tRNA 2-thiouridine(34) synthase MnmA has translation MNKVVIIAMSGGVDSSTVAYLLKKHTSYHLIGIYMKNWEEEDSNGLCSAAKDYEDVERVAEQLDIPYYTVSFAKEYRDRVFSRFLKEYSQGYTPNPDILCNREIKFDLLHKKVRELGGDYLATGHYCRLRVDTEGPQLLRGKDPQKDQSYFLSGIRRECLTNVLFPLGDMTKIQVRTIAKQAGLATAEKKDSTGICFIGKRPFKSFLEKFVPNLPGEIIDYDSKNVIGKHAGAHYYTVGQRHGLNLGGASKPCYVVGKDMEKNIVYTVCGEDHPLLYKTELTVREINWLTSPDSVMKCSAKVRYRSNDEECIVSLTSEGKAHVKFHSPIKAITPGQTIAFYKGETCLGGGVIEVPMLPHLMW, from the coding sequence ATGAATAAAGTAGTTATTATTGCTATGTCTGGAGGTGTAGATTCTTCCACAGTTGCCTATCTTCTCAAGAAACATACTTCTTATCATCTTATAGGAATTTATATGAAGAATTGGGAAGAAGAGGATAGTAATGGTTTGTGTTCTGCCGCTAAGGATTATGAAGATGTAGAACGCGTCGCTGAACAGTTAGACATTCCCTACTACACAGTATCTTTTGCTAAAGAATACCGAGATCGAGTATTTTCGCGTTTTCTCAAAGAATACTCTCAAGGATATACTCCTAATCCCGATATATTATGCAATCGCGAAATTAAATTTGATTTATTACATAAAAAAGTTCGAGAACTTGGTGGAGACTATCTTGCTACAGGACACTATTGTCGTCTCAGAGTAGATACAGAAGGTCCGCAGTTATTACGGGGGAAAGATCCTCAAAAAGATCAAAGTTATTTTCTTAGTGGTATACGAAGAGAATGTTTAACCAATGTACTTTTCCCATTAGGCGACATGACAAAAATTCAGGTGCGCACCATTGCTAAACAAGCAGGTCTTGCTACTGCGGAAAAAAAAGATAGCACAGGTATTTGCTTTATAGGGAAACGGCCTTTTAAAAGTTTTCTTGAAAAATTTGTTCCCAACTTACCAGGAGAGATTATCGATTATGATTCTAAAAATGTGATAGGGAAACATGCAGGAGCCCATTACTACACTGTAGGGCAGCGCCATGGACTAAATTTAGGAGGAGCATCAAAACCTTGCTATGTTGTGGGAAAGGACATGGAGAAAAACATCGTGTATACCGTTTGTGGAGAAGACCATCCCTTATTATATAAAACAGAACTTACAGTTAGAGAAATTAATTGGTTAACATCTCCTGATTCAGTCATGAAATGCAGCGCAAAAGTACGCTACCGTAGCAATGATGAAGAATGCATAGTTTCTCTTACAAGTGAAGGAAAAGCACACGTAAAATTCCACTCTCCTATAAAAGCAATCACACCGGGGCAAACAATTGCCTTTTATAAGGGAGAAACATGTCTAGGAGGGGGAGTGATTGAAGTCCCTATGCTCCCTCACTTGATGTGGTAA
- a CDS encoding ATP-dependent Clp protease ATP-binding subunit has protein sequence MFEKFTNRAKQVIKLAKKEAQRLNHNYLGTEHILLGLLKLGQGVAVNVLRNLGIDFDTARQEVERLIGYGPEIQVYGDPALTGRVKKSFESANEEASILEHNYVGTEHLLLGILNQSDGVALQVLENLHVDPREVRKEILKELETFNLQLPPSSSSHSRNSSSSSKSSSLGHTLNSDRSDKLSALKAYGYDLTEMFKESRLDPVIGRSAEVERLILILCRRRKNNPVLIGEAGVGKTAIVEGLAQKIVSNEVPDALRKKRLITLDLALMIAGTKYRGQFEERIKAVMDEVRKHGNILLFIDELHTIVGAGAAEGAIDASNILKPALARGEIQCIGATTIDEYRKHIEKDAALERRFQKIIVHPPSVEETVEILRGLKKKYEEHHNVSITEEALRAAATLSDQYVHGRFLPDKAIDLLDEAGARVRVNTMGQPTELMKLEAEIESTKQAKEQAIGTQEYEKAAGLRDEEKKLRERLANMKQEWENHKEEHQIPVDEEAVAQVVSLQTGIPSARLTEAESNKLLKLEDTLRKKVIGQDQAVTSICRAIRRSRTGIKDPNRPTGSFLFLGPTGVGKTLLAQQIAIEMFGGEDALIQVDMSEYMEKFAATKMMGSPPGYVGHEEGGHLTEQVRRRPYCVVLFDEIEKAHPDIMDLMLQILEQGRLTDSFGRKVDFRHAIIIMTSNLGADLIKKSGEIGFGLRSNFDYKIMQEKIESAVKKHLKPEFINRLDESVIFRPLEKDALSEIIHLEINKLDSRLKNYQMALNIPDSVISFLVTKGHSPEMGARPLRRVIEQYLEDPLAELLLKESCRQEVRKLRAHLIEDRVTFERDEEYSETTGEAPVITTSSEGA, from the coding sequence ATGTTTGAGAAGTTTACTAATAGGGCAAAGCAAGTTATTAAACTGGCTAAAAAAGAAGCTCAAAGACTAAATCATAACTATCTAGGTACTGAGCATATACTCTTAGGTCTACTCAAACTAGGTCAAGGCGTTGCTGTTAATGTATTACGTAATCTTGGTATTGATTTCGACACAGCCAGACAAGAAGTTGAAAGATTAATCGGCTATGGTCCTGAAATTCAAGTTTATGGAGACCCTGCTTTAACAGGAAGAGTAAAAAAATCTTTTGAATCAGCAAATGAAGAAGCTAGTATTTTAGAACATAATTACGTAGGGACTGAACACCTGTTACTGGGCATTTTAAATCAATCGGACGGTGTGGCTTTACAAGTTTTAGAAAATTTACATGTTGATCCTCGTGAAGTCCGCAAGGAAATTCTTAAAGAGCTTGAAACATTTAATTTACAACTCCCCCCTTCTTCGTCTTCTCATTCTCGTAATAGTTCTTCTTCTTCAAAATCTTCTTCCTTAGGTCATACTTTAAATAGCGATAGAAGTGATAAACTATCTGCTCTTAAAGCCTATGGCTATGATCTAACAGAAATGTTTAAAGAGTCCCGTTTAGATCCTGTCATCGGTAGATCTGCAGAAGTCGAAAGATTAATTTTAATCCTTTGTCGTCGTAGAAAGAATAATCCTGTGCTCATCGGTGAAGCTGGGGTAGGGAAAACGGCTATTGTTGAAGGGTTGGCTCAAAAAATTGTTTCTAACGAAGTCCCCGACGCTTTACGTAAAAAACGACTGATTACCCTGGACCTAGCATTAATGATTGCGGGGACAAAATATCGTGGACAGTTCGAAGAACGTATCAAAGCTGTTATGGATGAGGTACGTAAACATGGTAATATTCTTTTATTCATTGATGAATTACACACGATAGTAGGAGCTGGAGCAGCTGAGGGGGCTATTGATGCCTCGAATATCTTAAAACCCGCATTAGCTCGTGGAGAAATCCAATGTATTGGTGCTACAACTATTGATGAGTATCGCAAACATATTGAAAAAGATGCTGCTTTAGAACGTAGATTCCAAAAAATTATCGTCCATCCCCCTAGTGTAGAAGAAACTGTAGAAATCCTACGTGGATTAAAGAAAAAGTATGAAGAACATCACAACGTATCTATTACAGAAGAAGCATTAAGGGCTGCAGCTACATTGTCAGATCAATATGTACATGGACGTTTTCTCCCAGATAAAGCAATTGACTTACTGGATGAAGCAGGGGCTCGTGTACGCGTCAATACTATGGGACAACCCACAGAACTGATGAAATTAGAAGCTGAAATTGAAAGTACAAAACAAGCTAAAGAGCAAGCAATCGGCACTCAGGAATATGAAAAAGCAGCAGGTCTAAGAGACGAAGAGAAAAAGCTTCGTGAACGCCTTGCCAATATGAAACAAGAATGGGAAAATCATAAAGAAGAACATCAAATTCCCGTAGATGAAGAAGCTGTGGCTCAAGTTGTTTCTTTACAAACAGGAATTCCTTCCGCAAGACTGACGGAAGCTGAAAGTAATAAGTTATTGAAACTCGAAGACACTCTTCGCAAAAAAGTTATTGGCCAAGATCAGGCAGTGACAAGCATTTGTCGCGCCATTCGCCGCTCTCGCACAGGAATTAAAGATCCTAATCGGCCTACGGGATCGTTTTTATTTCTTGGTCCCACGGGGGTAGGGAAAACATTATTAGCTCAACAAATTGCCATTGAAATGTTTGGCGGTGAAGATGCTTTAATTCAAGTAGATATGTCCGAATATATGGAGAAATTTGCTGCCACCAAAATGATGGGGTCTCCTCCTGGATATGTTGGACATGAAGAAGGAGGACATCTTACAGAACAAGTACGACGTCGTCCTTACTGTGTAGTTCTATTTGATGAGATTGAAAAAGCTCATCCGGACATTATGGATTTAATGTTGCAAATCTTAGAGCAAGGGCGTCTTACCGATTCCTTTGGTCGTAAAGTTGACTTCCGTCATGCCATTATCATCATGACTTCGAATTTAGGGGCCGATTTAATTAAAAAAAGTGGAGAAATTGGTTTCGGCTTACGATCTAATTTCGATTATAAAATCATGCAGGAGAAAATCGAATCTGCTGTAAAGAAACATTTAAAACCAGAGTTTATTAATCGTTTAGACGAAAGTGTGATTTTCCGTCCCTTGGAAAAAGATGCACTGTCTGAAATTATTCATTTAGAAATTAATAAATTAGATTCCCGGTTAAAAAATTACCAAATGGCGCTCAATATTCCTGATTCTGTGATTTCTTTCTTAGTAACAAAAGGACATTCGCCAGAAATGGGTGCTCGTCCCTTACGTCGTGTTATTGAACAGTACCTTGAAGATCCCCTTGCTGAGTTACTACTTAAAGAATCTTGTCGTCAGGAAGTAAGAAAATTACGTGCTCATCTAATAGAGGATCGTGTCACTTTTGAACGCGATGAAGAATATTCTGAAACCACAGGAGAAGCTCCAGTAATTACCACATCAAGTGAGGGAGCATAG
- a CDS encoding lipoyl protein ligase domain-containing protein has protein sequence MDRDKELLANLKKGEAILHLYEWEGVYPLTYGVFIRPEKFLVSNREELGMDAASRPTGGGFLFHHGDYAFSLLVSSEHPMHRNSILENYRSVNSLVLKVLNKIFRIEGTLSSDEDSHHSIESNCCMAKVSKYDVLMGNRKIGGAAQRTVKQGFLHQGSIFLSGSTTDFYYKFLLPEVADPIVSEINRCAFFPLGISAPSEDLVMARKEIKEKFIQIFSCEYL, from the coding sequence ATGGATAGGGATAAAGAGCTTCTTGCTAACTTGAAAAAGGGTGAAGCAATTCTTCATCTTTATGAATGGGAGGGTGTTTATCCTCTTACTTATGGTGTTTTCATACGTCCAGAAAAGTTTCTAGTGAGCAATAGGGAAGAACTAGGAATGGACGCTGCTTCACGTCCTACAGGAGGTGGATTTTTGTTTCATCACGGGGACTATGCTTTTTCCCTACTTGTTTCTTCAGAACATCCTATGCATCGCAACAGTATTCTAGAGAATTACCGCAGCGTGAATTCCTTAGTTTTAAAGGTGTTAAATAAAATTTTCCGAATAGAAGGAACCCTCTCTAGTGATGAGGATTCTCATCACTCTATAGAATCCAATTGTTGTATGGCTAAGGTTTCAAAATATGATGTTTTAATGGGAAATAGAAAAATTGGTGGAGCTGCTCAGCGCACGGTAAAGCAGGGTTTTTTGCATCAAGGTTCTATATTTCTTTCCGGAAGTACTACGGATTTTTACTATAAATTCCTTTTGCCCGAAGTCGCGGATCCTATTGTTTCTGAAATTAACCGTTGCGCGTTTTTCCCCCTAGGTATTTCTGCTCCTTCTGAGGATTTAGTTATGGCAAGAAAGGAAATTAAAGAAAAATTTATTCAGATATTTTCTTGTGAGTACTTATGA
- a CDS encoding phospholipase D-like domain-containing protein, whose amino-acid sequence MKYWWSFLTILFCSFSMKHSFAITIAFPDSNDKAGIIVHDNSIEVYQKLLAAVDSAQYYFEFCPCMAGGEILKEVILHLDARMSEVPTLRSSMIIQPTVIDDQDKQLLIDMKTRWPDRFSYVFTGCAPGSSMLSPNVIEMHMKFSIVDGKYIFIGGTNFEDFMCTPGDIVPEHADSPRLVVGGVKRPLALRDQDITIVSETLGIALRKEFYAHYSLWSFFADNHWLNKYLDAFRDLPFPELTWDQAKGSYCPEIEESMDLIHTDLSNISMVISGPDESKNEITEAYVDLINQAETSIKIANMYFIPKDEIMDSLQSACFQRKVPTEIITNGCDENSPALTSVYAWGNRMNYFFLCYGERPALWKKHIFNQQPNIAFSVSEFSVPDTELHKKCMIIDNSIFVIGSYNFGKKSDLFDYESIVIIRCPQVAEQADRVFQKDLTLSQPVDSNRILQWYFNPVHHFVGHLQINFMPA is encoded by the coding sequence ATGAAGTATTGGTGGAGTTTTCTTACTATTCTTTTCTGTTCCTTCTCAATGAAACACAGTTTCGCTATCACGATAGCTTTCCCTGATTCTAATGATAAGGCAGGGATCATTGTCCATGATAATAGTATTGAAGTATACCAAAAATTATTAGCTGCTGTAGATAGTGCTCAGTACTATTTTGAATTTTGCCCCTGTATGGCGGGGGGAGAGATTCTAAAGGAGGTTATACTACATTTAGACGCGCGTATGTCTGAAGTTCCTACTCTCCGTTCATCTATGATTATTCAACCTACAGTTATTGACGATCAAGATAAGCAGCTGCTTATAGATATGAAAACGCGCTGGCCTGACAGGTTTTCCTATGTATTCACCGGATGTGCGCCTGGATCAAGCATGTTATCTCCTAATGTTATAGAGATGCATATGAAGTTTTCCATAGTGGATGGAAAATATATTTTTATTGGGGGGACTAATTTTGAAGATTTTATGTGTACTCCTGGGGATATAGTCCCAGAACATGCAGATTCTCCACGCCTGGTTGTTGGCGGAGTCAAACGTCCGCTAGCTCTCCGAGATCAGGATATAACCATAGTTTCAGAGACACTTGGCATAGCGCTTCGAAAAGAGTTTTATGCTCACTATTCTCTCTGGAGTTTTTTTGCTGATAATCACTGGTTGAATAAGTATCTCGATGCTTTTCGTGATTTGCCTTTCCCCGAATTAACTTGGGATCAAGCAAAAGGAAGCTACTGCCCAGAAATTGAAGAGAGCATGGATTTGATTCATACAGATTTGAGTAACATTAGTATGGTTATTTCTGGCCCAGATGAGTCTAAGAATGAAATTACCGAAGCTTATGTAGATTTAATAAATCAAGCAGAAACATCAATAAAAATTGCTAATATGTATTTCATTCCTAAAGATGAAATTATGGATAGTTTGCAATCAGCATGTTTCCAACGGAAAGTACCCACAGAAATTATTACAAATGGTTGCGATGAAAATAGTCCTGCCCTGACATCCGTATATGCTTGGGGTAATCGTATGAACTATTTTTTCTTATGTTACGGAGAACGTCCCGCTTTATGGAAAAAACATATTTTCAATCAACAACCGAATATAGCTTTCTCAGTGAGTGAATTTTCAGTTCCTGATACCGAACTGCATAAAAAATGCATGATTATTGACAACAGCATTTTTGTAATTGGAAGCTATAATTTTGGGAAAAAAAGTGATCTTTTTGATTATGAAAGCATTGTAATTATTCGTTGTCCTCAGGTAGCTGAACAAGCAGACCGAGTATTTCAAAAAGATCTTACATTATCCCAACCTGTAGATTCTAATAGGATTTTACAGTGGTATTTTAACCCCGTTCATCATTTTGTTGGTCATTTGCAAATTAATTTTATGCCTGCATGA
- a CDS encoding glycine cleavage protein H-like protein, giving the protein MWYSSYHVWILPIHESIVRLGVTKRMCSNLGEILHIDLPVLGNVCKEGEVLVVLESSKSAVEVLSPVSGKIIEVNQGLMEDIKLLNTSPEDLGWFVVVDLGRPLNTENLLAKD; this is encoded by the coding sequence ATGTGGTATTCTAGTTATCATGTATGGATTTTACCAATTCACGAGAGCATTGTTCGTTTAGGTGTCACTAAGAGAATGTGTAGTAATTTAGGGGAGATTCTTCATATTGATCTTCCGGTACTAGGGAATGTCTGTAAGGAAGGAGAGGTTCTAGTTGTTTTAGAATCTTCTAAGTCTGCTGTTGAAGTATTGAGCCCAGTTTCTGGGAAAATTATCGAGGTGAACCAGGGTCTTATGGAGGATATTAAGCTTTTGAATACTTCCCCTGAAGATTTAGGCTGGTTTGTTGTTGTTGATTTAGGACGACCTCTAAATACTGAAAATTTATTAGCTAAGGATTAA
- the nqrE gene encoding NADH:ubiquinone reductase (Na(+)-transporting) subunit E, with the protein MWLGEYTWLNVLGIFLQATFIQNILLSNFLGMCSYLACSGRVSTASGLGMSVALVLTITGSINWLVHTFITKPKALVWISPELANVNLSFLEFIVFIVVIAAFTQILELFLEKVSRNLYLSLGIFLPLIAVNCAILGGVLFGITRDYPFIPMMIFSLGSGCGWWLAIVLFATIKEKFAYCNIPTNLQGTGISFITTGLMAMAFMSLTGIDIAKPANTTPPAVVEEIAQIEETPVSTVTSLSVKRSRFPRPKAKITKKEKSTGR; encoded by the coding sequence ATGTGGTTAGGCGAATATACGTGGCTCAATGTTTTAGGAATCTTTCTACAAGCAACTTTCATTCAGAATATCCTCCTTTCAAATTTCCTAGGAATGTGTAGCTATCTAGCTTGCTCTGGAAGAGTATCAACAGCAAGCGGATTAGGAATGTCTGTAGCACTGGTCCTCACCATCACTGGAAGTATCAATTGGCTAGTCCACACATTCATAACTAAGCCTAAAGCCCTCGTCTGGATATCTCCAGAATTAGCAAACGTAAATTTAAGTTTTCTCGAATTTATTGTTTTTATTGTGGTAATTGCAGCTTTTACCCAAATTCTAGAACTCTTCTTAGAAAAAGTTTCCAGAAACCTCTATCTTTCCTTAGGAATCTTTCTACCTTTAATTGCCGTAAACTGTGCTATACTAGGAGGTGTTCTTTTTGGTATCACTCGTGACTATCCCTTTATTCCTATGATGATTTTTTCTTTGGGATCGGGATGCGGATGGTGGTTAGCTATCGTACTATTTGCAACTATAAAAGAAAAATTCGCCTACTGCAATATTCCTACAAATTTACAAGGGACGGGAATTTCATTTATCACCACAGGCCTTATGGCTATGGCATTCATGAGTCTGACAGGAATTGATATTGCTAAACCAGCAAACACTACTCCTCCTGCCGTAGTGGAAGAAATAGCTCAAATAGAAGAAACTCCTGTAAGTACAGTAACTTCTCTCTCTGTGAAAAGAAGCCGTTTTCCCCGCCCCAAGGCAAAAATCACTAAAAAAGAAAAATCCACGGGAAGATGA
- the nqrD gene encoding NADH:ubiquinone reductase (Na(+)-transporting) subunit D, translated as MTSKSYKSYFIDPLWNNNQPLVAILGICSSLAVTTTVSTAVTMGLAVSFVTGCSSFFVSLLRKVTPDSVRMITQLIIISLFVIVIDQFLMAFLFNISKMLSVFVGLIITNCIVMGRAESLARNVPPIPAFLDGIASGLGYGWVLILVSIIREFFGFGTLCGIHIIPKCFYASEIHPDRYENLGLMVLAPSAFFLLGTMIWIINILRSKKVKK; from the coding sequence ATGACAAGTAAATCTTATAAAAGTTATTTTATCGATCCCCTGTGGAATAATAATCAACCTCTCGTTGCTATTTTGGGAATTTGCTCTTCTCTTGCTGTTACAACAACAGTAAGCACTGCCGTAACTATGGGACTTGCCGTAAGCTTCGTTACAGGGTGTTCTTCTTTTTTTGTCTCTTTATTAAGGAAAGTGACTCCCGATAGTGTACGTATGATCACTCAGCTAATCATTATCAGCTTGTTCGTCATCGTCATAGACCAATTTCTTATGGCTTTTTTATTTAACATTTCAAAAATGCTTTCTGTATTTGTCGGATTAATTATTACTAATTGTATCGTTATGGGTAGAGCAGAAAGTCTAGCTAGAAATGTTCCTCCCATTCCTGCATTCTTAGATGGCATCGCCTCAGGATTAGGATACGGTTGGGTGCTGATTTTAGTAAGTATCATCCGAGAGTTCTTTGGATTTGGGACTTTATGTGGTATACACATAATCCCCAAATGTTTTTATGCATCAGAAATACATCCTGATCGTTATGAGAATTTGGGTTTAATGGTTCTCGCTCCCTCAGCCTTTTTTCTTTTAGGTACGATGATTTGGATAATAAATATTCTGCGATCTAAAAAAGTGAAGAAGTAA
- the nqrC gene encoding NADH:ubiquinone reductase (Na(+)-transporting) subunit C — translation MFSEKIKNYLNQTWYIVSFILLLSFFSAAFLSTVYYILAPFQERAATFDRNKQMLTAAHIIDYSGRFQIYEKGHWEYAIYDKQSHLLKAVDTLPPVVTSSILDAFSKNFIRPLLTDKKGQMFSLEEKNITLSEFLNGQEQSNSPQQPLLLFYVVLSNTEQARTMTTEEIIKNPLVIQSIILPISGFGLWGPMYGYLGLENDGNTVLGTAWYQQGETPGLGANITNPQWQKQFYGKKVFLQSSTGNVDLAAAPLGLEVVKGSAETLYGTSPKVLSTIDGISGATLTCNGVTEAYTQSLAPYRNLLLYFAKLHTQRDPHDK, via the coding sequence ATGTTCTCCGAAAAGATTAAAAACTATTTAAATCAAACCTGGTACATTGTCTCCTTTATTTTATTATTAAGTTTTTTTTCAGCTGCTTTCCTTTCTACTGTTTACTATATTCTTGCTCCATTTCAAGAACGTGCTGCAACCTTTGATCGTAATAAACAAATGTTAACAGCAGCTCACATCATCGACTACTCTGGAAGATTTCAAATTTACGAAAAAGGTCATTGGGAATACGCAATTTATGATAAGCAATCCCACTTACTTAAAGCTGTAGATACTCTTCCTCCCGTAGTCACGAGTTCTATCTTAGATGCCTTTTCTAAAAATTTTATCCGCCCTTTGCTCACTGATAAGAAAGGACAAATGTTCTCTCTAGAAGAAAAAAATATTACACTATCAGAATTTCTAAATGGACAAGAGCAAAGCAATTCCCCTCAACAGCCATTATTACTTTTTTATGTTGTTCTATCAAATACTGAACAAGCTCGCACCATGACAACGGAGGAAATTATTAAAAATCCTCTCGTTATTCAATCAATTATTCTCCCAATCTCTGGATTTGGTTTATGGGGACCGATGTATGGTTATCTAGGATTAGAAAATGATGGGAATACTGTATTGGGAACTGCATGGTATCAGCAAGGAGAAACTCCGGGCCTAGGAGCAAATATTACCAATCCCCAATGGCAAAAGCAATTTTATGGAAAGAAAGTTTTCCTGCAATCTTCAACAGGAAATGTAGATCTTGCAGCAGCCCCTTTAGGATTAGAAGTTGTTAAAGGATCAGCAGAAACTTTATATGGGACGTCTCCAAAAGTCTTATCTACGATTGATGGTATTTCGGGAGCAACGCTAACATGCAATGGAGTAACTGAAGCTTATACACAATCCCTGGCTCCCTATCGCAATTTATTATTATATTTTGCAAAGCTTCATACACAAAGAGATCCTCATGACAAGTAA